In Amphiura filiformis chromosome 2, Afil_fr2py, whole genome shotgun sequence, one DNA window encodes the following:
- the LOC140143130 gene encoding 5-hydroxytryptamine receptor 7-like, giving the protein MDSTTITTVVTETGTITLDSFEVNIFYAILLPLLILVAVAMNLITIAAFWKMPILREEPSELLILNLACSDLLTGITVLPLVSPLYITPGNWPIGQFGCGTVVFFMNLSTSGSLFALTTISIDRFLLVYMEYPRYMKTMTRNRVYKTVFVGWAFALITVVVELSVWEKAKTIDITARNIDFEKVCLSPARRVQAFALAFFLMLFVFPVVLVCGLSIAFLYQLRLRLQKIRRTHSTVGLPSDNPSRPAESNSAGPSVSIAIKMPEESVGSQSTSRNSNNGELDVKNRYLKPGITLVGVVLAMAICMLPFCFYVIITESGCEQCNKTDVLYGLLLMQFSNACIDPLIYVLTRRKVRKFYISVLTKCTANSNFVPRF; this is encoded by the coding sequence ATGGATTCCACAACAATTACCACAGTGGTGACTGAAACAGGAACCATTACATTGGATTCATTTGAAGTCAACATATTCTATGCTATACTTTTACCTTTGCTTATTCTTGTAGCTGTAGCAATGAACTTAATAACCATAGCAGCATTTTGGAAAATGCCGATATTACGAGAGGAGCCAAGCGAGTTGCTGATATTGAATCTAGCGTGCTCAGATCTGCTGACAGGTATAACTGTATTACCGCTTGTATCTCCATTGTATATTACACCAGGCAATTGGCCTATAGGACAATTTGGTTGTGGTACCGTAGTGTTTTTCATGAATCTGAGCACAAGTGGAAGTCTTTTTGCTTTAACAACGATTAGCATAGATCGGTTCCTGTTGGTTTATATGGAATACCCACGATACATGAAGACAATGACACGTAATAGAGTTTATAAGACAGTCTTTGTGGGTTGGGCATTTGCTTTGATAACAGTAGTCGTTGAATTATCAGTTTGGGAGAAAGCCAAAACTATTGACATTACTGCAAGAAATATAGACTTTGAAAAGGTTTGCTTATCGCCGGCGCGGCGAGTCCAGGCATTCGCGCTTGCATTCTTTCTAATGCTCTTCGTATTTCCCGTTGTGTTAGTATGTGGTTTGAGCATTGCGTTCCTGTATCAACTACGACTTCGACTTCAGAAAATACGTAGAACGCATTCCACAGTAGGCCTACCAAGCGATAATCCGTCAAGGCCGGCAGAAAGTAATAGCGCTGGACCATCAGTTTCTATCGCTATCAAGATGCCCGAAGAAAGCGTGGGGTCCCAGTCCACAAGCCGGAATAGTAACAACGGAGAGCTGGATGTAAAAAACCGCTACCTCAAACCGGGTATAACTCTAGTTGGTGTTGTGCTTGCGATGGCAATTTGTATGTTACCTTTTTGTTTCTACGTGATCATCACGGAATCTGGTTGTGAACAATGCAACAAAACCGATGTTCTATATGGGCTACTGCTCATGCAGTTCTCTAATGCATGTATCGATCCACTGATATACGTTCTAACTCGTAGGAAGGTCAGAAAGTTCTATATTTCGGTGTTGACGAAATGCACAGCAAACTCAAATTTTGTGCCAAGATTCTAG